From a region of the Chondrinema litorale genome:
- a CDS encoding glycosyl hydrolase-related protein, translating to MKHKKLYNYLTITILLFAVCILANKAIAVSNKTLSSNSFTSPLHEGSSQSHIQELNTNGHLYEICKNDIEGFQEMLSGSEFFSYPSIREDIGTSMIARATTGKIGFEFLTGIVPTDYAAEKVTFFMLSDIDLNLHESFDIHVNDKPILTFNSNDDGSLSITQNPGNGNAEYILVRRDGNSDGLGAFRLTVPTSYLEKGKSAKIKFVGHAKNSNCWIMIFKAKDAVERIKKSVTSEAAFMIKERNEVLYVDAPAHFAGRKVYIKSDKKKSKVSEFVLQGELAKAYFNMAAPKNSFSIFYGDQEISLNFENGQGILTETDIEGKYLFHHNTNNNNGWFASIAKLYKPEYFEIFNDFFDKRYENGLVSIMNSSHQDIAWVDRPEVCIVLRDTLLLAPVIKDAFVRDDYGFDIEDGLMLREYLSRHPESKERLTTLLDKKLLSVGATYNCPYEDMYDAEDQVRQLYLGKKWVKKNFDGYDAKVYWNVDVPGKSLQTPQILKKAGVDYMVISRHAKGMFHWQSPDGSSVFTYSPGHYGNDLLYLSRDLNSKLKYGAEQVKFWESSFEGTNIHTPLLSSQDMLPAIDYSDFIDSWNNFDHLKDEAGNEQKITLPNMELMTVDEFLPLAAENATNVDTIMGERPNVWVYIHGPAHHEAISASREASKLLPAAEKFLSIANVIDPQKMPYPYETLDEAWQAKIYPDHGWGGHDGDITDNLFKENLVKSKVMGQDLLKKGIDFIADRVEKNEKLGIPIVLFNSLSWTRTDPVTVSMNFAKGDMLNVNVMKSDKKLIPTQSSKVVYYDDGSIKSADITFIAEAIPSIGYATYYVANGAKDKKEVDSKINANSYENPFYKISFENGGISQVYDKEFNKNLFTTDNFKVGDVYTMQSVGNGAGEFGDIQQPSLEGFEKASAVKSTWKIVENGPVYTAYHIEQEIRGAIAQQEVTIYHNLKRIYFNNSLRNWTGELYREFRTAFPIDMDNPEIAHEVPFGRVRVGKDEIKTAGERYTPLCKDVHPRAIIDWISATDNEISVTLSSSVAAADWVDPTALESNKAVLQNILLASRTSCHWQGNEYSQAGNHYYQNVFTSNKANSIEGQKIAKQKNEPIQVVVYPDNVVDASLPESASFFSIDVEDVMITTIKKAEDTEDMIVRMYNTKDSNEQVNISSFFKLKDYKHTNIIEENPTAVSPQLKVGKYAIETFSIEVEK from the coding sequence ATGAAACATAAAAAACTATATAACTACTTAACAATTACCATTTTGCTATTTGCTGTTTGCATTTTGGCGAATAAAGCAATTGCAGTTTCAAACAAAACTTTATCATCAAATTCATTTACTTCTCCCTTGCATGAAGGCAGCAGCCAAAGCCACATTCAAGAGTTAAATACGAATGGTCATCTTTACGAAATTTGTAAAAACGACATTGAAGGATTTCAAGAAATGCTTTCCGGCTCTGAGTTTTTTTCTTATCCATCGATAAGAGAAGATATCGGCACATCTATGATAGCTCGAGCCACTACAGGCAAAATAGGCTTCGAGTTTCTTACTGGCATAGTTCCAACAGATTATGCTGCTGAAAAAGTCACTTTCTTTATGCTAAGTGATATTGATTTAAACCTACATGAGTCATTTGATATCCATGTAAATGATAAACCGATCTTAACTTTCAATTCTAATGACGATGGTTCATTATCTATCACTCAAAATCCGGGAAATGGAAACGCCGAATACATTTTAGTAAGAAGAGATGGAAATAGCGATGGTTTAGGCGCATTTCGCTTAACTGTTCCGACAAGCTATTTAGAGAAAGGTAAAAGTGCCAAAATCAAATTTGTTGGGCATGCAAAAAATTCGAATTGTTGGATAATGATTTTTAAGGCAAAAGATGCTGTTGAGCGAATAAAAAAATCGGTTACTAGCGAAGCCGCTTTTATGATTAAAGAAAGAAATGAGGTATTATACGTAGATGCACCTGCTCATTTCGCAGGAAGAAAAGTGTACATCAAAAGCGATAAAAAGAAGAGTAAAGTAAGTGAATTTGTTTTACAAGGTGAATTAGCAAAGGCATATTTTAACATGGCAGCACCAAAAAATAGCTTTAGCATTTTTTATGGTGATCAAGAAATCAGTTTGAATTTTGAAAATGGCCAAGGTATTTTAACAGAAACTGATATTGAAGGGAAATATCTGTTTCATCATAATACAAATAATAATAATGGCTGGTTTGCTTCCATAGCTAAATTGTACAAACCAGAATACTTTGAAATTTTTAATGATTTCTTCGACAAAAGGTACGAGAATGGACTGGTTTCTATCATGAATTCGAGCCATCAAGATATTGCTTGGGTAGATCGTCCAGAAGTTTGTATTGTACTTAGAGATACACTCTTGCTAGCTCCAGTAATTAAAGATGCATTTGTAAGAGACGATTACGGTTTTGATATTGAAGATGGCTTAATGTTGAGAGAATATCTATCCAGACATCCAGAGTCTAAAGAAAGATTGACCACTTTACTCGACAAGAAACTCTTATCTGTTGGCGCGACTTATAACTGTCCCTACGAAGACATGTATGATGCTGAAGATCAGGTTCGCCAATTATACCTAGGGAAAAAATGGGTAAAAAAGAATTTTGATGGATATGATGCTAAGGTTTATTGGAATGTAGATGTGCCGGGTAAATCTTTACAAACGCCACAAATTCTGAAGAAAGCAGGAGTAGATTATATGGTAATTAGTAGGCATGCCAAAGGGATGTTCCATTGGCAAAGCCCAGATGGAAGCTCTGTGTTTACTTATTCTCCCGGGCACTATGGCAATGACTTGCTATACCTTTCTAGAGACTTAAACAGCAAGTTGAAATATGGAGCTGAGCAAGTAAAGTTTTGGGAAAGTAGTTTTGAAGGAACAAACATCCACACACCTTTACTATCGAGCCAAGACATGTTACCTGCTATAGATTATTCTGATTTTATAGATTCTTGGAACAATTTTGATCATTTGAAAGACGAAGCTGGAAATGAACAAAAAATAACCCTCCCGAATATGGAACTAATGACGGTGGATGAGTTCCTACCTTTGGCGGCAGAGAATGCAACGAATGTTGATACAATTATGGGAGAGCGACCAAACGTTTGGGTATATATTCACGGTCCTGCACATCACGAAGCAATTTCTGCAAGTAGAGAAGCTTCTAAGTTATTACCAGCAGCGGAAAAATTTCTCTCAATAGCTAATGTAATTGATCCGCAAAAAATGCCTTATCCTTACGAAACACTAGATGAAGCTTGGCAAGCTAAAATATATCCCGATCATGGTTGGGGAGGACACGATGGAGATATTACCGATAATCTCTTTAAAGAGAACTTGGTGAAATCGAAAGTGATGGGACAAGATTTATTAAAGAAAGGTATCGATTTTATCGCAGATCGAGTAGAAAAAAATGAAAAATTAGGCATTCCTATTGTCCTGTTTAATAGCCTTTCGTGGACAAGAACAGATCCAGTAACTGTTTCTATGAATTTTGCCAAAGGCGATATGCTCAATGTAAATGTGATGAAGTCTGATAAAAAGTTAATTCCAACTCAAAGCAGTAAAGTAGTTTATTATGATGATGGAAGTATAAAAAGTGCAGATATCACCTTTATTGCAGAGGCTATTCCTTCTATCGGTTATGCGACTTATTATGTAGCAAATGGTGCAAAAGATAAAAAAGAAGTTGACTCCAAAATCAATGCAAACAGTTATGAAAATCCATTTTATAAAATCAGTTTTGAGAATGGAGGTATAAGCCAAGTGTATGATAAGGAATTTAATAAGAACCTGTTTACTACCGATAATTTTAAAGTAGGTGATGTGTATACCATGCAATCAGTTGGGAATGGAGCAGGAGAGTTTGGCGATATTCAGCAACCTAGTTTAGAGGGTTTTGAGAAAGCCAGTGCAGTTAAATCAACATGGAAGATTGTAGAAAATGGCCCTGTTTACACTGCTTATCACATTGAACAAGAAATAAGAGGAGCCATCGCACAACAAGAAGTTACGATTTATCACAATCTAAAGCGCATCTATTTTAACAATAGCTTACGCAACTGGACAGGAGAATTATACAGAGAGTTTAGAACTGCTTTTCCAATAGATATGGATAATCCAGAAATTGCACACGAAGTGCCTTTTGGCAGAGTGAGAGTTGGCAAAGACGAAATTAAAACTGCCGGTGAGCGCTATACGCCTTTGTGTAAAGATGTACACCCAAGAGCCATTATCGATTGGATTTCAGCAACTGATAATGAAATCTCTGTTACATTGAGTTCTTCAGTAGCCGCCGCAGATTGGGTTGATCCTACAGCATTGGAATCAAACAAAGCAGTATTGCAAAACATCTTATTGGCAAGTAGAACCTCTTGTCACTGGCAAGGTAATGAGTATTCGCAAGCAGGGAATCATTATTATCAAAATGTATTTACTTCTAACAAGGCTAACAGCATAGAAGGGCAAAAAATAGCCAAACAGAAAAATGAGCCTATACAAGTTGTGGTTTATCCAGATAATGTTGTCGATGCCTCTTTGCCAGAATCGGCTAGTTTCTTTTCGATCGATGTGGAAGATGTAATGATTACTACTATCAAAAAAGCCGAAGATACAGAGGATATGATTGTAAGAATGTACAACACAAAAGATAGCAATGAGCAAGTAAATATATCTTCATTTTTCAAGCTAAAAGATTATAAACATACCAACATCATTGAGGAAAATCCCACAGCAGTTTCTCCTCAATTAAAAGTTGGTAAATACGCCATTGAAACATTTAGCATTGAAGTAGAAAAATAA
- a CDS encoding LacI family DNA-binding transcriptional regulator — MKEIFLKDIAEKLKLSKTTVSLVLNNRGDENKISKATQKRILDFARDNNYKPNQLARGLSLGKSETIGLIVPNISDIFYARIAHYIELKAKEFGYTVVFSSSNENAETEKELIHSMINRQVDGLVIASTQCNQADILKLKNSKFPFVLVDRHYPEIKTNYVIVDNLGGVKNMTEHLLKNGKKNIALITIKSKLDAMQQRRLGYETALRESNIDINTNLIKEVDRFNFEAEIKDAISELNSNSNGVDAIVFTTHYLAASGLRELKSLGINVPNEIAIISFDELGAFDLVDPPITSTKQPVSDIGNLAIEILINEIEKKNENFINEKILQTQLLVRKSCGV, encoded by the coding sequence ATGAAGGAAATTTTCTTAAAGGACATTGCAGAGAAATTGAAACTATCGAAAACGACGGTTTCTTTAGTGCTAAACAATCGTGGAGATGAAAATAAAATAAGTAAAGCAACCCAAAAGCGAATATTGGATTTTGCCCGTGACAACAACTACAAACCCAACCAATTGGCAAGGGGTTTAAGTTTGGGTAAGAGTGAAACAATTGGCCTCATTGTTCCTAATATCTCAGATATTTTTTATGCCAGAATAGCTCACTATATAGAGCTTAAGGCAAAAGAATTTGGCTATACGGTAGTTTTTAGTAGCTCGAATGAAAATGCCGAAACAGAAAAGGAATTGATTCATTCCATGATTAACCGCCAAGTGGATGGTTTAGTAATAGCCTCAACACAATGTAACCAAGCCGACATCTTAAAACTTAAAAATTCTAAATTTCCCTTTGTATTAGTAGATAGGCATTATCCAGAGATTAAAACCAACTATGTAATAGTAGATAATCTCGGCGGCGTGAAAAATATGACCGAACATCTATTAAAAAATGGGAAGAAAAACATTGCACTAATTACAATTAAAAGTAAGCTAGATGCTATGCAACAAAGGCGATTGGGTTACGAAACTGCACTTCGCGAAAGTAATATTGATATAAACACAAACCTTATCAAAGAGGTCGATAGATTTAATTTTGAAGCTGAGATAAAAGATGCCATATCAGAATTAAATAGCAATTCGAATGGGGTGGATGCAATCGTTTTTACTACACACTATTTAGCAGCTTCCGGACTCAGAGAATTAAAATCTTTAGGTATAAATGTCCCCAATGAAATTGCCATTATCAGTTTTGATGAACTCGGCGCATTCGATTTAGTCGATCCACCAATTACCTCTACCAAACAACCTGTTAGTGATATAGGCAATCTTGCTATTGAAATTCTAATCAACGAAATCGAAAAGAAAAATGAAAACTTCATCAATGAAAAAATACTACAGACTCAATTATTAGTAAGAAAATCTTGTGGAGTATAA